CCGACGATGGTTTGAAACACTCCGCCGTTCTTGCTACCCGCAATGACCGGCACGATGCGAATTTCTGTGGTTCCGCTGAGGGTAAATTCACCCTCGCTGACGTTCTCGCGGTTGCGAAATATGGCGTAACGAAGGCCTTTGCGCGCCGAGCCGCGAATGAAATCCTCGAAGCCCGGAATGGTGTGTTTTAGCGCGCTGAAAGCCTCAACGGTTGTCCCAGCCTCAAGCTGGCGGAAATGCTCGCGACCAAAGGCTTGAGCTAAGCTGCCGGAGAGCAAAATTCTGGTCATGGCCTTGCTTTGGGCGGCTGTCATACTTTTCTCCGGGCAATAAAAAACCGCCCCGTGGGCGGCTTTGCTGGTCTGTGCTAGTTAGAGGCTGGTTGGCCGAACATCTAATCCTGAATCTGGGGATGAGAAAACCCTAAGGTACTTCTCCTGGCCTTGCTTCAATATCGTTTCTGTCTCTGTGCGCTTCTCATTCGCACCACAAAGCCCGGAACCCTCAAGGGCCGCGCCGACAACCCATTCTCCCGACGGGAGTATAAAAGTCGCTTTTTCTTTTGGGTCGAGCTTAGCAACGCGATCGCCGTTCAGAAAAATAGTGGCATAGCAGGCGCTGCCAATAAATCCGCTATCTCTGATAACTGTGATTTTTCCAGCGCCTTGTAGCTCAGCCTGGTACGCAAACACGCGATCAGCGGGAGCGCTTACAGCTTGAGCATTCGGAACTGGTGAGGTGGCGCACCCGGCCAAGGAAATCAGCGCCAAGGCTGTGAGAATCTTCCGCATGTTGAGCCTCCAATGTTTTGGCGACTCTAACAGGGAGATTGCGCATAAATACAGGGCCTATCGCGTGTAGCGCATGATATGCGTCGTGCACTCACGGTAGGCGCGGCCATAGACCTCGCGGCAGCTCAGGCGGCCATACAGGTGATGCAGTAAGACATCGCCATCCAGCCAAATCGCGCCGTGGCACGGTGTTGCGCTGCCGATCGCCATGACGATCAAGTCGCCTTGCTCGGGCGTATCAACCGGAACAAAGCCGGTGCGGGCGAAGTTGTCGACATACAGGCTCTCGCCGTTATGCCACCAGTCGTCCTTGCGATGGAAGTCCATCAGCGTGATACCGAGTACCTGGCGGTAGTAGTCGCGTACCAGGGTGTAGCAGTCGATGACGCCATGGACGAAGACGCGGCCTTCCAGCGGCAGCTCGCCGGCGGCGGGCATCTCATGCCAGGTCGCAGCGCCATCCTTCAGCCCAACAATCCACCAGGTCATGCGACTGGCGGCGTGGCTGGCGATGTCATGCAGGCTCGGCTCGGGACCGGCGTCAGGGTGCGAATGAACAACCACGACGATATCGCCCATGTCTTCTGCCGTCGCGTAGTCCTCAGGGTGCAGGATGAAGTGGTCCGGTTCTTCTGACTGGTTGCGACACGGCACGTAGGACGGCTTGCCGCGCACACTGACGACCAGGCCCACCGCCTCACGCGGATAGTCGGCGCGAGCATGCGCTTCAGCATCAGTCCGACACTTGTTGAATAGTTCGCTCATGATCAGAGTCTCGGAACGCGGGCAATGCCCGGAAAGCCGCCAAATGGCAACTCGCCGTTTGCGCCGAAGCGCATCTTGCAACCGGTCATTGTGCGGCTGCACTGATCTAGCGCGGGATTGCTAGTCGGCCGGTTGGCGTAGTCCGCCACCGGGCCGCCGCCGTATCCGCACTCGCCCGAGCGATAAGCCCACAGGCAAGTGCCAGCGACCACCTGTCGCCGCGGCAACTTCACGCCCTGCAGGTCCAGCGGCGAGCCCAGTTCGAACTCGATCGCGGCCGGCGTTTCGTTGACCTTGCGCGTGATAATCCAGGTTTCGACCGGATACTCTTCAGCCGGGTTGGCTGTAGGGTTGCCGTCGGCAAAGTTCACCGCGTCCATGTATTTGACCAGCGTGCGGCGGCGCTTGAGCTTGACCGCGAGCAGGTCTTCGTACTGACGGCACAGCGCCGAAATGGTGCCGCCGAAGTTACCGACCTGCAGCTTTGGCCTGGCCGGCGATCCTTGGCTCGGCGTAGCGAACTCGGTACCGTTGAGTGGCCAAGGCGTGTAGACGTTCCCCTGCCAGACCACTGAATTCAACTTTTCGTTGGTTCCGGCGTGAAAGCGGATCGTCTGGTCTGGCAGCACCAGCTCGAACCCTTCCCAGATGGAAAGTCCTGTCGCCAGCGAAAGTTGACCTTGTAGTTCACTCATTCGTAAACCTCCTCAAAGGTCACGGACAGCCCATCAATGCCCTTGGCGATGTTGGTGCGAGTCCATTCTCGGCAAACAAAAACCCCGATCGATTGACCGGAATGCGTGTAGGTGAAAGCCTCGATAGCGCCCCGAGCCTTAAGGAATGCATCAATGGCTTCGATCTCCGCCTTGGGCCGCTTGAAGGTCAGGGCGAGCTTGCGCGGCTGTCGGTTGATGCCGGTTCCCTGCCGCTGCTCATACCCATCACCGAACTTGATGACCTTGACCGTCGGCGTGATCGTCTTGGTGGCGTCGTAGGTCGGAACCCATGTGAATGCCAGCATGATTCCTCCTTAGGCGAGTTGCCCGCCATTACGGCGCGCGGTTGCGATTTCCTGACGGCAGACGACCTTGATGGCTTCGGCCAGACGAGCAGGATCGGGGGATGCGCCGCCACCTTCGGAGGCGTCCACTGTCACGCTGACGTTGACCGTGCTCGAATTGGCGCCACCCCGAACCCCGAGACGACCTTGTGAGTCTCGTGCCAGCGGCACGATTGCCTCTGGGCCAGCCTCACCCATCACGCCGGTCTTGCCGTTGGCCATTCCGAACGCGGTCGGCGTGCTGACCACGCTGTCGGAGAACGCGCCGCCATTAGCGAACATCTGCACGTCGCCGGACCATGCGCCCCCCTTCGCTTGCGGGAAGTAGGTCGAGGAATAGCCGGCCTGAGATGCGCCAAGCGAAGTTGACGAGCTGCCACCGAAGTACGAACTAGCTGCAGAAGCAGCCAGGCCGAACAGACCGCTCAGCGCCGAGGAACTGGCCTGCCGAGTAGCGATACGCGCCATATCGGCGAGTATCGACTTGGCGAAGTCACCAAACGACAGTTTCCCGGTCATGGCGAACTGGACAACGGCGTCTTCCATAGAGCTGAACGCATTGGTGAACAGGCTCTTCGTCTGCCCGGCCACGTCGCGCGACGACTCCAGGTAGTTCTCCCAGGCCGACGATGCGCCGGCAGTCCAACTACCTTGTGCCGATGTCATGTCGTCGTAGTTGGCGACCACCACATTGCGCAGCTCCTGCTGGCTCTGCGCAACGGCTTTCAGCTTGGCGTTGTACTCATCGAGGCTCATACCACGCGAGCCATCGCCATACTGGTTGGCCAGGTCGATGCGCTGAGCGTTGGCCTTGTCGTCGATTCCGTTTTGCTGCTCAGTCAGCCCACGTTGCCGATCACCCTGGCCAAGGCCAGAAGCCGCTCGCAGACCCTGCTGCCGAAGTGTCTCGACCTGTTGCTGAAGAGCGCTGGTGTACGTGCTGACCGCCAGTGTCTGCTTGCGCAGCCGACCTTCTTCATTGGTCGCAATGATTGCCAGTTCGCTGTCGCTGCCCTGCTGCGCCTTGACCATGGCGGAGCGCGCATCCGAGATTTTTTGATCAATCTGGATGACCTGCGCCGCAGTGGTTCCCTTCTTGGTCTTGACCGCTTCGAGCGCATCGATTTCCGACTGATAGCTCTGGGCAACTTCGGTGGCTTCCTGCTGAAGCAGGCCGACACGCTGCTCGGTAAAACTCGCCTGAGAGATGACGCCGGCGCGCTGGGAGGCTTCCAGTTCCTTCTCGGCGTTTTTGTAATAGGCCAGGGTTTCGGCCAGGGCGTTTTTCGCGTTGTTGAAACCTGTCAGGTCAACGCTTCCCGCAACGGCGGCCGGGTCCTTGTTCTTGTCCTTTATGTTTTGGATGTTTTTGGTAACAACATCAGCCTGGACAGAGGGATCATTGGGAGTTGCCTTTCGGATCGCCTCTACGTCACGCAAATACTCCTTGATGAGCTTGTTACGCTTTTCTTCGTTCGTGAGGTTTGAATCAGAGAGCGCTTTGACTCGGCGCTGTGCATCTTGCGCCTTGTCCTGAGTCTGCTGATACAGTCCTGCGGCAGAAGCAATTGCTGCTTGGGTATCCCGTTGCTTGGTAAGGAATTCGAGCTCTTGCTGAGAGTTCTGCAGCTTCTTTTTGGCGTCGGTGTCATCAGGGTCTGCGGCCAAAGCGCTGCGTGCGAAGGCGACACTCTGGGTCAGTTCAACAATTCGCTTCGCCGATTCCTCGGCTCGACCTATATCCTTGAAAGCATCCAGAGTTTTCTGGGTTTCAGATGCCACCCCCTTCCAGGCCTTCTCCCAGAGACTTAGGTTGCTGATGATTTGCCCAGATCGGGACTGAATCGTATCGGCATATGTGTCGGTGAGCAGCTTGGTTGCACCGATCTCATCGCCCTGCTCTTTCAGGGCAACGATTTGCGAGTACACCGACGCGGTAAGGAAGTGGTACTGCTCGTTCAGCGACTTGGCTGCCGCCACCGGGTCATCAGCAATCTTCACAAACTCAGCGACTGTTGCATCCACCGATTTACCGGTGGCTTTTTCCATCGCCAACGCCGCCTCGGCGATCTCGACGAAACTGCCACTTGCAAGTTTTCCGCTACCGGCCAACGTAGCCAACACGTCTGCGGCTGCACCCGTTGTACCCACCGTTGCGCTGACCTGACGGGCCATCTCGGAAAGCTGCCCGGCGCTGGTACCGGCAAAGTTGCCGGTGAGTGTCAGCGCCTTGTTGTACTCGCTGGTTTCTTTGGTGCCCTGGTAATACGCATTTGTGAGAGCCGCAATACCGGCAGCGGCCAACGCAATAGGAGCAGCAACGGCAGCGAAGCCAATCGCGGCGCTACCAGCCCCAGCACCCAGTTGTGCCACTGCACGAACGCCACTGCCCCAGTCACCTGACGACAGAGCGTTGCCCAATTGAACGACGTTTTCCTGCGCTTGGCGGGTTCCGAGCTTCAGTTTGTCGAACCCGGTGGCGGTTTTTTCGAGCTTGGCGTAATCCTTGTCGATTTTGCTCAGTGACGAATTGTACTGGTCTTGACTGATGCGACCGGCATCGAGGTGCTTACCCAGTTGCTCAACCTGAGTGTCCAGCTTGGACATTGCCGCCTTGGCCGGATCGATCGCGCCGAGCAGGCTGTTCAGGGCCTTCTGCTCATCCAGTGTCGACTTGGCCAGGGCCACCTGCTGCTTATCGAGCTGCGCGGTGATATTGGTGAATTCAGCCTCGCCGTAGGCGCCGGTTTTGGTGAGTTTCGCCAGACTCTCACGCTGCTTGGCCAGCTCTTGCGTGGTGGTTGCGCCTTTCGACAGCGACTTCTCCAGCGCCTCCATCTCTTTCATCAGGCCGACAGCGGATTGCTCTGCCCGCTCGCCGGACTTGGTCAGCTTGTCGAGATCGGTCGCAGCCTGGGCAGCATCAGCCGAGTCGATCTTAATGCCGAGTTCTGCAATGTTCATCGACTCACCTTGAATAAGTGCCCGTCTTCACGGGCTGTTGTCGCGGGCTTCAGCCATGACTGCGATGGCTTCCGACTCCATGACGCGGATGTCCTGAAATACGCTGGGGCGATCCTTCGCCGGTACGCCGACGAGTCGCATTACATTCGGCAGGACGCCGTAATCGAGGCCAGTTGCGCCGCATGCACCCGTACGCCACTGAGTCCCCATCGAATCCATGACGAGGAACGCCTTCCAGTTGTCCGGCCAGACTTCGAAAGTCTCGTCATAGTCGTCCGGAGATAGTCCGAATAACGCCAACTGTTCGGCCGAAACTGAAGGCTCGTATAGCGCACGAGCGGCGGCGGTTAGTTTCCCAGGCGGGCCTTCCCGAAGGCTTCGCTGTAGGCCTTAACCACTTCATCCGATACGCCGATGCAGCTCTTCACCAGAGCAGTGATCGACTCGTCGTTGAGTTCATCGTCGAAGCCCCACGACACGACCAAGTCTTTGATTTGACCAGCGCCCTGCTCGACTTCGGCCGCGGTTACTTCGGAAAGAGAGGGCTGCGTCCCCTTGAAGCGCTCGCCGATGGCCTCCGCCTTTTCCTTCCATGAGTCAAACAGCTCAGCAAGCGCCGTACGGTCGCGGTATTTGAACGTGAACGGCACCATTGCCGGCGTGCCGCCAACCTGCGGAATGGAAACATCAACGGTGAACGTCGGTTTCGGCGCGATGGAAAACTTTGCCATGAGGATTCCTTACGACAGGTAGCGGGTAGGTGCTGCTTGCAGCGCCAGGGAGACGGTGCGAGTCAGCAAGTTGTTGCGAGATACCGCAGGCTGGAGCGAGAACGAGGTGTAGGCGCCGTAATACAACTTGTCGGTACCTGGCAGATTCAGGCGAGCGGCTTGCATCGACTTCGCAGAATCGGCGGCCGTAACGATGGCGACATAGGGCAGAGACGGGTCATCGGCGACAGTCAGCACCATGCTGGCGGCGGATTTGTCGGTCGGCAGCTGGCGGCCTTGCTGGTCTTCAAGGAAGACGATGTCGGCGTAATTTTGATCTCCGCCGGAGAAGGCAACATCGGTGATCTGAGGGATTTGAGCCCAGGTCAGTACCTTCGTCAGCGTGCCCGCGCCGGAGCCGGCAGGGAATATCTGGGTGCTGGTGGTGTCGATCGCTTCCAGGGTAATCGCGGTCGCGGTCGCGGTTTTCACGCGGACCACTTTGCCGTTAAGCGGAGTCCAACCAGAAGTGAGCTGAACGATGTCGCCGGTCACCAGCGTGGCACCGACAGTGGTGCAGATGGCTTCAGCTGCGTTGGAGATGGCCGAGAATGCGAGCGGAGCGGCGTAGGTAGCGGCATGCTCGAACGTCGCGCCATTCGGGAGTTTGTAGCCCATGGGGGGTTCCTCTTTTCAGAAATGACAAAACCCGCTCAAAGGCGGGTTCTGGGTTTGCCCAACGGGCTAATTCAGTTGGTGTCGGCTCGGTACAAAAACGAAACCGGCACCGTATAGGTGGTGTTGTCTGGAATGCCGGGGCCCGGGTCAACCGGCGTCATCGTCACAACGGTCAGCGCTCCCTTGGTGTTCCGCTCGTACAGCGGGAACAGCGCGGCGATCTGGTCGGCGATCACACCCGCCGCACCGCGGTACTTACCCGATGGCGTCACGATGCTGACCTGAAACACACCGGTGTACAGCTTGTGGTCACCGCCGAGTGTGTTGCTCGCAGTATCGGCCGGCAGCGTGAATGCCTTCAGGTAGGTCGCGCCGTTCACGGGCGTATAGGTCTCGTTCTCGACGACGACCTTCAATGGCACCGACAAGGCTTTCGCCCAATTGATCAGCTTGGCCTCGTAGATCGAAGCGATGAGGTTATGGCTCATACCTGGTTGTTCCTGATGGCTTCATCGACGATCTGCTGGAACCGGGCCACAGTGATGCGGACCATGCCGCCCGGTGCCTGGGTCGAATGTCCGAACTCGAGCGGGATGGCGTACGGCAGGTTGTTGATGAGGTAGGCAGTCTGTCCGGCAGTGAAGTCACTGACAGCCGAAACCAATGCAGCGATTGTTGCTTGCCCGCCTGGATCAACCTCGTCAAAGGTCACGTTCTCCACTACATCGATCGAGAGGTGCCAATTCGCTCGGAACCGCCCGCCGACGTAGCCTTCAGGGGCAACGATATCCATGCCGTCGTTCAGCTTGCGCCCAGGCTTAAGTCGACCAGCCTTCGTCAGGTTGGCCGGATCGCTGCGCAAATCGCTGTTGTGATCGTCCACGGCCTTGTTGTACTGGCTGGCCACGGCGTTCTGCGCCCAGATCTCGGGGTTACCCACCGGTGACATGCGGATAACGCTGCTGCCGATCTCAATGATGATCTCGCGCAGACTGGCGTCGATGGCTTCTGTGGCCTGGGCCGCAAACTCGGCGAGGCTTAGGGCGAAACTGCCGGGCTGGCCGGATCCGGCGCGACTCACGACCGCACCTGCAGCTCATACAAAATCGGTGTGCCAGCCGGGTTGATCTCTTTCAGCGGAGGGACAATTGACCAGGTGCGCCCCTGAATGATCACCTTGTTCAGCAAATCCGGAACCCACTCCAGCCCCTGAGCGGCGATTTTCAATTTCTTGTCGCCCTGCTTGATGAGGCTGTTGTTCTGGAACTCTTGGCCGGTGAAGTCGAGCAGGATGCCTTGGGCGATTTGCTCAATGGTGGCGCCCGGTGACTCGCCAACCGTCTCAGGGTCATACTCGCCCGGTTCCGTCTTGCTGATGGTCACGGACTGGCCGAACTCTGTGATCATATCCAGAGCCATCACGGCCATTTCTTCATAGAAAGCCACAAGCAGCCTCGCTCAAGGAAAGGATTCATGAATAACCTGGACCGTGCACAACTTATCTTCGTAGCACTGCAGAATTACCTAGCATGTCGCTCGGATCTAAAGCGCTTTTATCGCTATGAATTGATGGCAACGATTCAGGAGACATTTGAGAGGACTGACATTCAAGGGTACGCAGCGATAGCCAAAAATCGTTGCTGCCCTTCTTCGAACGATGAAAGCCTTCATGTCAATTATGAAGCAACAATTCATCTAGTCATTTTGATAGGAAGTGCAAATCAGCTTTTACCGCAAGACCTTTTCTTTAACTGGTGGTGGTATGACCTATTGAATTTCGGATCAAGCTCTAACTGCAAAAAGACCACGCTTCAATAGATAATCCGCAAACTGCGTTGCACTCGGCCGGTCCGGCGCCGCCGGCAACAGTCGGCCGCTGGTGTTTGGGATCGTTGCATACTCGCGAGTTACTGCGCCTTCGACACGCTCCAGGGTGATTGCGCCTTTGCGCTTCTCCACCGGATCGATGTCGTCGGTGTGGATCTCGGCGGCCAAGGCCATCTGGCCGTACTGGATGCGCGCCGGTAGGTAGTTGTCAGGTTTGATCTGACAGTCCAGCTCAACCCCTCGACGCGGCCAGGC
The window above is part of the Pseudomonas sp. B21-048 genome. Proteins encoded here:
- a CDS encoding DnaT-like ssDNA-binding protein, with the protein product MLIIEDGTGKPDAESYASAADLVMYAGKFGVTIPVDEPTQEALLRRSALAMDGMTWKGRKTDSDQALAWPRRGVELDCQIKPDNYLPARIQYGQMALAAEIHTDDIDPVEKRKGAITLERVEGAVTREYATIPNTSGRLLPAAPDRPSATQFADYLLKRGLFAVRA
- a CDS encoding phage tail protein; the encoded protein is MLAFTWVPTYDATKTITPTVKVIKFGDGYEQRQGTGINRQPRKLALTFKRPKAEIEAIDAFLKARGAIEAFTYTHSGQSIGVFVCREWTRTNIAKGIDGLSVTFEEVYE
- a CDS encoding DUF4128 domain-containing protein; this translates as MSHNLIASIYEAKLINWAKALSVPLKVVVENETYTPVNGATYLKAFTLPADTASNTLGGDHKLYTGVFQVSIVTPSGKYRGAAGVIADQIAALFPLYERNTKGALTVVTMTPVDPGPGIPDNTTYTVPVSFLYRADTN
- a CDS encoding C40 family peptidase; amino-acid sequence: MSELFNKCRTDAEAHARADYPREAVGLVVSVRGKPSYVPCRNQSEEPDHFILHPEDYATAEDMGDIVVVVHSHPDAGPEPSLHDIASHAASRMTWWIVGLKDGAATWHEMPAAGELPLEGRVFVHGVIDCYTLVRDYYRQVLGITLMDFHRKDDWWHNGESLYVDNFARTGFVPVDTPEQGDLIVMAIGSATPCHGAIWLDGDVLLHHLYGRLSCREVYGRAYRECTTHIMRYTR
- a CDS encoding DUF1799 domain-containing protein, translated to MALFGLSPDDYDETFEVWPDNWKAFLVMDSMGTQWRTGACGATGLDYGVLPNVMRLVGVPAKDRPSVFQDIRVMESEAIAVMAEARDNSP
- a CDS encoding tail assembly protein, translated to MTAAQSKAMTRILLSGSLAQAFGREHFRQLEAGTTVEAFSALKHTIPGFEDFIRGSARKGLRYAIFRNRENVSEGEFTLSGTTEIRIVPVIAGSKNGGVFQTIVGVVLIVAGAVLSGFGQGWIGVPMMQVGAAMVIGGVVQMLTPVPSSKSGSQQEQASTENKPSYLFNGAFNSTQQGLPVPVIYGQMLVGSSVITVGTWTEALPV
- a CDS encoding phage tail assembly chaperone; translated protein: MAKFSIAPKPTFTVDVSIPQVGGTPAMVPFTFKYRDRTALAELFDSWKEKAEAIGERFKGTQPSLSEVTAAEVEQGAGQIKDLVVSWGFDDELNDESITALVKSCIGVSDEVVKAYSEAFGKARLGN
- a CDS encoding phage tail protein, with product MGYKLPNGATFEHAATYAAPLAFSAISNAAEAICTTVGATLVTGDIVQLTSGWTPLNGKVVRVKTATATAITLEAIDTTSTQIFPAGSGAGTLTKVLTWAQIPQITDVAFSGGDQNYADIVFLEDQQGRQLPTDKSAASMVLTVADDPSLPYVAIVTAADSAKSMQAARLNLPGTDKLYYGAYTSFSLQPAVSRNNLLTRTVSLALQAAPTRYLS
- a CDS encoding phage minor tail protein L; this encodes MSELQGQLSLATGLSIWEGFELVLPDQTIRFHAGTNEKLNSVVWQGNVYTPWPLNGTEFATPSQGSPARPKLQVGNFGGTISALCRQYEDLLAVKLKRRRTLVKYMDAVNFADGNPTANPAEEYPVETWIITRKVNETPAAIEFELGSPLDLQGVKLPRRQVVAGTCLWAYRSGECGYGGGPVADYANRPTSNPALDQCSRTMTGCKMRFGANGELPFGGFPGIARVPRL
- a CDS encoding phage tail tape measure protein — translated: MNIAELGIKIDSADAAQAATDLDKLTKSGERAEQSAVGLMKEMEALEKSLSKGATTTQELAKQRESLAKLTKTGAYGEAEFTNITAQLDKQQVALAKSTLDEQKALNSLLGAIDPAKAAMSKLDTQVEQLGKHLDAGRISQDQYNSSLSKIDKDYAKLEKTATGFDKLKLGTRQAQENVVQLGNALSSGDWGSGVRAVAQLGAGAGSAAIGFAAVAAPIALAAAGIAALTNAYYQGTKETSEYNKALTLTGNFAGTSAGQLSEMARQVSATVGTTGAAADVLATLAGSGKLASGSFVEIAEAALAMEKATGKSVDATVAEFVKIADDPVAAAKSLNEQYHFLTASVYSQIVALKEQGDEIGATKLLTDTYADTIQSRSGQIISNLSLWEKAWKGVASETQKTLDAFKDIGRAEESAKRIVELTQSVAFARSALAADPDDTDAKKKLQNSQQELEFLTKQRDTQAAIASAAGLYQQTQDKAQDAQRRVKALSDSNLTNEEKRNKLIKEYLRDVEAIRKATPNDPSVQADVVTKNIQNIKDKNKDPAAVAGSVDLTGFNNAKNALAETLAYYKNAEKELEASQRAGVISQASFTEQRVGLLQQEATEVAQSYQSEIDALEAVKTKKGTTAAQVIQIDQKISDARSAMVKAQQGSDSELAIIATNEEGRLRKQTLAVSTYTSALQQQVETLRQQGLRAASGLGQGDRQRGLTEQQNGIDDKANAQRIDLANQYGDGSRGMSLDEYNAKLKAVAQSQQELRNVVVANYDDMTSAQGSWTAGASSAWENYLESSRDVAGQTKSLFTNAFSSMEDAVVQFAMTGKLSFGDFAKSILADMARIATRQASSSALSGLFGLAASAASSYFGGSSSTSLGASQAGYSSTYFPQAKGGAWSGDVQMFANGGAFSDSVVSTPTAFGMANGKTGVMGEAGPEAIVPLARDSQGRLGVRGGANSSTVNVSVTVDASEGGGASPDPARLAEAIKVVCRQEIATARRNGGQLA